One genomic window of Clostridium taeniosporum includes the following:
- the ptsP gene encoding phosphoenolpyruvate--protein phosphotransferase, which translates to MKKGIAASKGYAIGKAFLTENEEIVITDALISDIESEKEKLQKALDDSKSQLQAIKDKAEKEMGAEKAAVFEAHITLLDDPEFTGAMMSEIETNSLNGLKSIENVTNSFVTIFESMDNDYMRERAADIKDVSKRIISNFAGKGGDAFAINENNTVIVAHDLTPSDTAQLDRSKVVGFITNIGGRTSHAAIMARTLEIPAVLGLGNITEIVKTGDMVIVDGLTGDVIINPSEEVLADYRARQEKFKAEQEELKKLIDVKTTTKSGRRIEVCGNIGKPEDVLGVIANGGDGVGLFRTEFLYMDRDSAPTEEEQFESYKFVLEKMEGNQVVIRTLDIGGDKTLPYLPLPEEMNPFLGYRAIRLCLDRKEIFKVQLRALLRASVYGNLCVMFPMISGLEEFLQAKEVVEECKAELKAEGKEYSENIQWGIMVEIPAAAVYADELAKHVDFFSIGTNDLIQYTLAADRMSEKVSYLYNPMHPAVLRLIKMTIDGAHKHGKWVGMCGEMAGDEAAIPTLVEYGLDEFSMSATSILNAKKIILEQE; encoded by the coding sequence ATGAAAAAAGGTATTGCTGCATCTAAAGGATATGCAATAGGAAAAGCATTTTTAACTGAAAATGAAGAAATAGTTATAACTGACGCTTTAATTAGTGATATAGAAAGTGAAAAAGAAAAATTACAAAAAGCATTAGATGATTCAAAATCACAATTACAAGCTATTAAAGATAAAGCTGAAAAAGAAATGGGAGCAGAAAAAGCTGCTGTTTTTGAAGCACATATTACATTATTAGATGACCCAGAATTTACTGGAGCAATGATGAGTGAAATAGAAACAAACAGTCTTAATGGATTAAAATCTATAGAAAATGTTACAAACAGTTTTGTAACTATATTTGAATCTATGGATAATGATTATATGAGAGAAAGAGCAGCAGATATAAAAGACGTATCAAAAAGAATAATATCTAATTTTGCTGGTAAAGGTGGAGATGCTTTTGCCATTAATGAAAACAATACCGTAATCGTTGCACATGATTTAACACCATCTGATACTGCTCAATTAGATAGAAGTAAAGTAGTAGGATTTATTACTAACATAGGCGGAAGAACTTCACATGCTGCTATTATGGCTAGAACATTAGAAATACCTGCAGTACTTGGTTTAGGTAACATCACTGAAATCGTTAAGACAGGAGATATGGTTATTGTTGACGGATTAACTGGAGACGTAATCATAAACCCATCAGAAGAAGTTTTAGCAGATTACAGAGCTAGACAAGAAAAGTTTAAAGCAGAACAAGAAGAACTAAAGAAATTAATAGATGTAAAAACAACTACTAAGTCTGGTAGAAGAATAGAAGTTTGCGGAAACATAGGTAAACCAGAAGATGTACTTGGTGTTATAGCAAATGGTGGAGATGGTGTAGGATTATTCAGAACTGAATTCTTATACATGGATAGAGATAGTGCTCCAACAGAAGAAGAACAATTTGAAAGTTACAAATTTGTTCTTGAAAAAATGGAAGGTAATCAAGTTGTTATAAGAACTCTTGATATTGGTGGAGATAAGACTCTTCCATACTTACCATTACCAGAAGAAATGAATCCATTCTTAGGATATAGAGCAATAAGACTTTGCTTAGATAGAAAAGAAATATTTAAGGTTCAATTAAGAGCATTATTAAGAGCTTCTGTATATGGTAACCTTTGTGTTATGTTCCCTATGATTTCAGGATTAGAAGAATTCTTACAAGCTAAAGAAGTAGTTGAAGAATGTAAAGCTGAATTAAAAGCAGAAGGAAAAGAATACTCAGAAAATATTCAATGGGGTATAATGGTTGAAATTCCTGCAGCAGCAGTTTATGCTGATGAATTAGCTAAACATGTTGATTTCTTCTCAATAGGGACAAATGATTTAATTCAATATACATTAGCAGCTGATAGAATGAGCGAAAAAGTTTCATATCTTTATAATCCAATGCATCCAGCAGTACTTAGATTAATAAAAATGACTATTGATGGTGCACATAAACATGGAAAATGGGTTGGAATGTGTGGAGAAATGGCTGGAGATGAAGCAGCTATACCAACATTAGTTGAATATGGATTAGATGAGTTCTCAATGAGTGCTACATCAATATTAAATGCTAAGAAAATAATTTTAGAACAAGAATAA
- a CDS encoding response regulator transcription factor has translation MYNVLVVDDEKEIRDAIEIYLRGENLKVFKAADGLEALEILNNEKIHVLVLDIMMPKLDGIRTCLKIRETENLPIIMLSAKGEDSDKILGLNVGADDYITKPFNHLELVARVKSQLRRYDKPLNIEDEEQVITVKDLVIDTVSKSITVRGEEIKATATEYKILHLLASNLGKVFSIKEIYEKVWEEPFYKSENTVTVHIRRIREKIEINTKEPEYIKVVWGIGYKIEKEN, from the coding sequence ATGTATAACGTATTGGTTGTAGATGATGAAAAAGAAATAAGAGATGCAATTGAAATATATTTAAGAGGAGAAAATTTAAAAGTTTTTAAGGCAGCAGATGGATTAGAAGCATTAGAAATTCTTAATAATGAAAAAATACATGTACTTGTATTAGATATAATGATGCCTAAACTTGATGGTATAAGAACATGCCTGAAAATAAGAGAAACAGAAAATTTACCTATAATCATGTTATCAGCAAAAGGTGAAGATTCAGATAAAATTCTTGGCTTAAATGTTGGAGCTGATGATTATATAACAAAACCTTTTAATCATTTAGAATTAGTTGCTAGAGTTAAATCTCAATTAAGAAGATATGACAAGCCTTTAAATATAGAAGATGAGGAGCAAGTAATAACAGTAAAAGACTTAGTTATAGATACAGTATCTAAGAGTATTACTGTAAGAGGAGAAGAAATAAAAGCAACAGCTACAGAATATAAAATATTACATCTATTAGCTTCAAACTTAGGTAAGGTATTTTCAATAAAAGAAATATATGAAAAAGTATGGGAAGAACCATTTTATAAGAGTGAAAATACAGTTACAGTTCATATAAGAAGAATAAGAGAAAAGATTGAGATAAACACTAAAGAGCCTGAATATATTAAGGTGGTGTGGGGAATTGGCTATAAAATTGAAAAAGAGAATTAA
- a CDS encoding ribonucleotide-diphosphate reductase subunit beta — protein sequence MEVKKKPLFNEFGDRDPGLKRIINGNTTNLNDFNNMKYTWASEWYRQGMNNFWIPEEINLSQDLKDYKKLLPEERTAYDKILSFLIFLDSIQTANLSNINSYITASEINLCLTIQSFQEAVHSQSYSYMLDSICSPEERNEILYQWKDDEILLKRNKFIGDLYNEFINNPNEYNLIKTLMANYILEGIYFYSGFMFFYNLERNGKMPGSAQEIRYINRDENTHLWLFRNIIKELQNENSESFTTDLKNELREMMRTGVENEILWGHYVIGDKIQGINKKLIEDYIKYLGNKRLKEIGLEPLFSGYDENPATWVDIVANSNSVKTDFFEAKSTAYAKVSTLIDDL from the coding sequence ATGGAAGTAAAGAAAAAACCACTATTTAATGAATTTGGAGATAGAGATCCAGGATTAAAAAGAATTATAAATGGAAATACAACTAATTTAAATGATTTTAATAATATGAAATATACATGGGCTTCTGAATGGTACAGACAAGGAATGAATAATTTTTGGATACCAGAAGAAATTAATTTATCACAAGATTTAAAAGATTACAAAAAGCTTTTACCAGAAGAAAGAACTGCTTATGACAAAATATTATCATTTTTAATATTTTTAGATTCTATACAAACAGCTAATTTAAGTAATATAAATAGTTATATTACAGCAAGTGAAATAAACTTATGTCTAACTATTCAAAGCTTTCAAGAAGCTGTTCATTCTCAAAGTTATAGCTATATGCTTGATAGTATATGTTCACCAGAAGAAAGAAATGAAATACTATATCAATGGAAAGATGATGAAATTTTACTAAAGAGAAATAAGTTTATAGGCGATTTATATAATGAGTTTATAAATAATCCTAATGAATATAACTTAATAAAAACATTAATGGCCAATTATATATTAGAGGGAATATACTTCTATTCAGGATTTATGTTTTTTTACAATTTAGAAAGAAATGGTAAAATGCCTGGTTCAGCTCAGGAAATTAGATATATAAACAGAGATGAAAACACTCATTTATGGTTATTTAGAAATATAATAAAAGAATTACAAAATGAAAACTCAGAAAGTTTTACAACTGATTTAAAAAATGAACTTAGAGAAATGATGCGTACTGGTGTTGAAAATGAAATATTATGGGGACATTATGTAATAGGAGATAAAATTCAAGGAATAAATAAAAAACTAATTGAAGATTATATAAAATATTTAGGAAATAAGAGACTTAAGGAAATAGGTCTAGAACCATTGTTTTCAGGTTATGATGAAAATCCAGCTACATGGGTTGATATTGTTGCTAATTCTAATTCTGTAAAAACTGATTTTTTTGAAGCTAAATCGACAGCTTACGCGAAAGTTTCTACTTTAATTGATGATTTATAA
- a CDS encoding tetratricopeptide repeat protein — protein MKKASKRYYDKAIKYYQNGELSKSLKICEEGLSCNLKNPSILNLKGLILYQQGKLKEAITVWKINKDINNNEISKNYINSAKEDEVRVELYELGEKKLKELKIGEAIAIFKKCKESDFNCIKVNTALALCYQKKGEINKCITYMNKVLSTDKNYIVAKQIKKQLIEIKAYKKDSNGLIKWIIGILMAFIFATTIYVFKDNFKINNKKDSNTQISQEEVNINKSEVTNTEEVKEPESKIPEETISESTVNEEKKKAQLDLNRLNEYLENAEFDNIYYVLENVNEQDIPNDYKGVYRKCINLLKTSGIEEFYRKGMEEYNKENYENANVEFNKAYTYSNGNYLREHIVFYNAVTLEQLNNFDEAIKLYELYYEEYPNSSYTDNALYNLSLILSSINKEKSVYYASKLVDNFPDSMYINETINQILNS, from the coding sequence ATGAAAAAAGCAAGTAAAAGGTATTATGATAAAGCTATAAAATATTATCAGAATGGAGAACTATCTAAATCTTTAAAAATATGTGAAGAAGGATTATCTTGTAATTTAAAGAATCCATCTATATTAAATCTAAAAGGACTTATATTATATCAGCAAGGTAAACTAAAAGAAGCTATTACAGTATGGAAAATTAACAAAGACATTAATAATAATGAGATATCTAAGAATTATATAAATAGTGCTAAAGAAGATGAAGTAAGGGTAGAATTATATGAACTTGGAGAGAAAAAATTAAAAGAATTAAAAATAGGTGAAGCAATAGCAATATTTAAAAAGTGTAAAGAAAGTGATTTTAACTGTATAAAGGTAAATACAGCTCTAGCATTATGTTATCAAAAAAAAGGCGAAATAAATAAGTGTATAACATATATGAATAAAGTTTTGTCTACAGATAAAAACTATATTGTAGCAAAACAAATAAAAAAGCAATTAATAGAAATCAAAGCATATAAAAAGGATTCTAATGGTCTTATAAAATGGATTATAGGGATTTTAATGGCATTTATATTTGCAACAACTATCTATGTATTTAAAGATAATTTTAAAATTAATAATAAAAAAGATAGTAATACACAAATAAGTCAAGAAGAGGTAAATATAAACAAATCAGAAGTAACAAATACTGAAGAAGTAAAAGAACCTGAATCAAAAATTCCAGAAGAAACTATTTCAGAATCAACTGTTAATGAAGAAAAGAAAAAAGCACAATTAGATTTAAACAGATTGAATGAGTATTTAGAAAATGCAGAATTTGATAATATTTATTATGTTTTAGAAAATGTAAATGAACAGGATATCCCAAATGATTATAAAGGGGTATATAGAAAATGTATAAATTTATTAAAGACTTCAGGAATTGAAGAATTTTATAGAAAGGGAATGGAAGAGTATAATAAAGAAAATTATGAAAATGCTAATGTTGAATTTAATAAAGCATATACATATAGTAATGGCAATTATTTAAGAGAACATATTGTATTTTATAATGCAGTTACTTTAGAGCAATTAAATAATTTCGATGAAGCAATAAAATTATATGAATTATATTATGAAGAATATCCTAATAGCTCATATACAGATAATGCATTATATAATCTTTCATTAATACTTAGTTCTATTAATAAAGAAAAAAGTGTTTACTATGCCAGTAAATTGGTAGATAATTTTCCTGACTCAATGTATATTAATGAAACAATAAACCAAATATTAAATAGTTAA
- a CDS encoding sensor histidine kinase translates to MAIKLKKRIKNYLRGIYLIDILLIILISGILFSAALEYKDFIKQNNNVNLIKSVFNEKEYETKKLCEDSKAFSQLIYETTDGLYDLLTGSNEIKEKIGQLMKYFNSNVEEYNSHLKLRDNVYFIIRNKYTKELYTNDPFLDSSIKYIKENQIDNLLNNRFKKQGVVSVRFDNEKEFNYLVNKGSVNYLDDTIKNFEEVYYTSTDTYKEEMMAIRKQIISLSLLFLIYVFLIIKILLVIARRGNKEEKIKSNIINSIIFVLKNGFKYRETSKTLLISLAIIIIILITYLYFLAIGGYENNIFVRFFKTYPFKGAISIITALILMVIFTVKKTLDIAVINEGLKKLNEGNLDEDIPVFGSITIRELITNINLIKEGYKNSLYERVKDEKLKTELISNVSHDLKTPLTSIINYVNILKNKDITEEERKDYLAILDSKSLKLKSLIDDLFEMSKINSGKIVLNKDKLDILSLIHQGIGEYSFLYEHKNINFKVISNEEEIFVELDGRLISRAIENIIINALKYSLDNTRVYIEVEKNNDNVEIVVKNISNYEMDFDEEEIFERFARADKSRNSSVEGSGLGLAITKSIVELHDGKTKIEREGDMFKIYIILPLKNK, encoded by the coding sequence TTGGCTATAAAATTGAAAAAGAGAATTAAAAATTATTTAAGAGGAATATATCTAATAGATATACTACTTATAATATTAATATCAGGAATATTATTTTCGGCAGCTTTAGAATATAAAGATTTTATTAAACAAAATAATAATGTAAATTTAATTAAATCTGTATTTAATGAAAAAGAATATGAAACAAAGAAACTATGTGAAGATAGTAAAGCATTTTCTCAATTAATATATGAAACTACAGATGGATTATATGATTTATTAACTGGAAGTAACGAAATAAAAGAAAAAATAGGTCAGTTAATGAAGTATTTTAATAGTAATGTAGAGGAATACAATAGTCATTTAAAATTAAGAGATAATGTTTATTTTATAATTAGAAATAAATATACTAAAGAGCTATATACAAATGATCCATTTTTAGATTCATCCATTAAATACATAAAGGAAAATCAAATAGACAATTTATTAAATAATAGGTTTAAGAAACAGGGAGTAGTAAGTGTACGATTTGATAATGAAAAAGAATTTAATTATTTGGTTAACAAGGGATCAGTAAACTATTTAGATGATACAATTAAAAATTTTGAAGAAGTTTATTATACCTCTACAGATACTTATAAAGAAGAAATGATGGCAATAAGAAAGCAAATAATAAGCTTATCCCTTTTATTTTTAATTTATGTATTTTTAATTATTAAGATATTATTAGTAATAGCTAGAAGAGGAAATAAAGAAGAAAAAATAAAATCTAATATAATAAATAGCATAATTTTCGTTTTAAAAAATGGATTTAAGTATAGGGAAACAAGTAAAACATTATTAATATCATTAGCAATAATAATAATAATATTAATAACTTATCTTTATTTCCTTGCAATAGGTGGATATGAAAATAATATTTTTGTAAGATTTTTTAAAACATATCCATTTAAAGGAGCTATTTCAATAATAACAGCTTTAATTTTAATGGTAATATTTACGGTTAAGAAGACATTAGATATTGCAGTTATTAATGAAGGACTTAAAAAATTAAATGAGGGTAATTTAGATGAAGATATACCTGTTTTTGGTTCAATAACTATTAGAGAGTTGATTACTAATATTAATTTAATAAAAGAAGGATATAAGAATTCTTTATATGAAAGAGTAAAGGATGAAAAACTAAAGACTGAATTGATATCAAATGTATCACATGATCTGAAAACGCCATTAACTTCTATAATAAATTATGTAAATATATTAAAAAATAAAGATATTACAGAAGAAGAACGAAAAGATTATTTAGCAATACTAGATTCAAAATCATTAAAATTAAAATCATTAATTGACGATTTATTTGAAATGTCAAAAATAAATAGTGGGAAAATAGTATTAAATAAAGATAAATTAGATATTTTATCTCTTATACATCAAGGAATAGGGGAATATAGTTTTCTTTATGAACATAAAAATATAAACTTTAAAGTTATTAGTAATGAAGAAGAAATATTTGTGGAATTAGATGGAAGGTTAATTTCTAGAGCAATAGAAAATATAATAATTAATGCATTAAAATATTCATTGGATAATACAAGAGTTTATATAGAAGTTGAAAAAAATAATGATAATGTTGAAATTGTAGTAAAGAATATATCAAATTACGAAATGGATTTTGATGAAGAAGAAATATTTGAAAGATTTGCTAGAGCAGATAAATCAAGAAATTCAAGTGTTGAAGGCTCTGGGTTGGGTTTAGCTATAACAAAAAGTATAGTTGAATTACATGACGGTAAAACTAAAATAGAAAGAGAAGGCGATATGTTTAAGATATATATAATATTGCCTTTGAAGAATAAATAA
- a CDS encoding chromate transporter yields the protein MILLKLFISFFKIGAFSFGGGYAMIPFIKKEIITNNSWLTISDFMDIIGISQMTPGPVSINSATFVGFKVSGILGSLFATIGIITISFILVTICSKTLEKFKDSNLVKSALLGMRPILIALILQAFFDLAKESYVDIKSIIVTLIIGALLLSRKIHPIICVLISAILGILFWSF from the coding sequence ATGATATTATTGAAATTATTTATATCCTTTTTTAAGATTGGAGCATTTAGTTTTGGTGGAGGATATGCCATGATTCCATTTATTAAAAAGGAGATAATAACCAATAATTCATGGCTTACAATAAGTGACTTTATGGATATCATAGGTATATCACAAATGACACCGGGACCAGTATCTATTAATTCAGCTACTTTTGTTGGATTTAAAGTATCAGGGATTTTAGGTAGCCTATTTGCCACTATAGGTATAATAACTATATCATTTATATTAGTTACTATATGCTCAAAAACTTTGGAGAAATTTAAAGATTCTAATTTGGTAAAAAGTGCATTACTTGGGATGAGGCCTATATTAATAGCTCTTATACTTCAAGCGTTTTTTGATTTAGCTAAAGAATCTTATGTAGATATAAAGTCAATAATAGTTACTTTAATAATTGGAGCATTATTATTATCTCGTAAAATTCATCCAATAATATGTGTACTTATATCAGCAATATTAGGAATATTATTTTGGAGTTTTTAA
- a CDS encoding ribonucleoside-diphosphate reductase subunit alpha — MLKKLCDLALNGIKDNDGTYTEEKLLKSLEHIMRDGMDISELRKSLIQVSLDLTNDMEPNWQYAASTIYIYELYDKVRENRNLDSDKNLYDNYYEFIKELTERNLYGEYILENYSKEDILKLQKEIKPERDFLFNYSGIDLVAKRYLVQDYNRKIIELPQQMFMGIAMHLAIPEVKEKRVYWAKRFYNVLSQLKATMATPTMSNARKPFYQLSSCFIDTVDDSLEGIYKSLDNFAKVSKFGGGMGIYIGKIRALGSPIRGFKGASGGVIPWVKLFNDTAIAVDQLGVRNGSVAIWLDAWHKDIPEFLQIRTNNGDDRKKAHDVFPGVCYPDLFWKLAEENIDSDWHMMCPHEIKTVKGYSLEDFYGKEWEEKYFECVKDDKIEKRSIKIKDLVRLIIKSAAETGAPFAFFRDTANKMNPNKHKGMIYSSNLCTEIMQNMSAMKVNGDTTIKDNDKYTVMQNIQAGDFVVCNLSSLVLGNIDVLNDEELEYVVETQIRAMDNVIDLNYYSVPFAEITNKRYRGIGLGTSGYHHMLANNKIHWTEEKHKTFVDNVYERINYYSIKASMNLSKEKGKYQLFDGSDWENGMYFELRGYSDEKWDNLRKNVKEFGMRNGYLIAVAPNGSTATIAGTSEGIDPIMARFYLEEKKGMIIPKTAPNLSEDNYWYYNTAYNLEQGWCVEVNGVRQRHIDQGQSFNLYITTQYTMRQIMNLYIKACKCGVKSIYYVRSKSLEVTECESCSA, encoded by the coding sequence ATTTTGAAGAAACTTTGCGATTTAGCATTAAACGGAATTAAAGATAATGATGGTACATATACAGAAGAAAAATTATTAAAATCATTGGAACATATAATGAGGGATGGAATGGATATTAGTGAACTTAGAAAATCTTTAATTCAGGTTTCTTTAGATTTAACTAATGATATGGAACCTAATTGGCAGTATGCAGCATCAACAATATATATATATGAGCTTTATGATAAAGTAAGAGAAAATAGAAATTTAGATTCAGATAAAAATTTATATGATAATTATTATGAATTTATAAAGGAGTTAACAGAAAGAAATCTTTATGGAGAATATATTTTAGAAAATTATTCAAAGGAAGATATACTAAAACTTCAAAAAGAAATTAAACCAGAGAGAGATTTTCTATTTAACTATAGCGGAATAGATCTTGTGGCAAAAAGATATTTGGTTCAAGATTACAATAGAAAAATTATAGAACTTCCACAACAAATGTTTATGGGAATTGCTATGCATCTTGCTATTCCAGAAGTTAAAGAAAAAAGAGTATATTGGGCAAAAAGATTTTATAATGTTTTAAGTCAACTTAAGGCTACAATGGCAACTCCAACAATGTCAAATGCTAGAAAGCCGTTTTATCAATTAAGTTCTTGTTTTATTGATACTGTTGATGATAGCTTAGAAGGAATATATAAATCCTTAGATAACTTTGCTAAAGTTTCAAAATTTGGTGGTGGAATGGGTATATATATAGGGAAAATTAGAGCATTAGGTTCTCCGATTAGAGGATTTAAAGGGGCATCAGGTGGAGTGATTCCATGGGTAAAACTATTTAATGATACAGCAATTGCAGTAGATCAATTAGGAGTTAGAAATGGATCAGTAGCAATATGGCTAGATGCTTGGCATAAGGATATACCTGAATTTTTGCAAATTAGAACCAATAATGGAGATGATAGAAAGAAGGCTCATGATGTATTTCCTGGAGTTTGTTATCCAGATTTATTTTGGAAGCTTGCTGAAGAAAATATAGATAGTGATTGGCATATGATGTGTCCTCATGAAATAAAAACAGTAAAAGGATACTCACTTGAAGATTTCTATGGTAAAGAATGGGAAGAAAAATATTTTGAATGTGTTAAAGATGATAAGATTGAAAAAAGAAGCATTAAAATTAAAGATTTAGTAAGACTGATAATTAAAAGTGCAGCAGAAACAGGAGCACCTTTCGCATTTTTTAGAGATACAGCAAACAAAATGAATCCTAATAAACATAAAGGAATGATATATTCTTCAAATTTATGTACAGAAATTATGCAGAATATGAGTGCAATGAAAGTTAATGGAGATACTACAATTAAAGATAATGATAAATATACAGTAATGCAAAATATACAGGCAGGGGATTTTGTTGTTTGTAATCTTTCATCATTAGTGCTTGGAAATATAGATGTACTTAATGATGAAGAATTAGAATATGTTGTTGAAACACAAATAAGAGCTATGGATAATGTAATTGACTTAAATTACTATTCAGTTCCATTTGCTGAAATAACTAATAAAAGATATAGAGGAATAGGACTTGGAACAAGTGGTTATCACCATATGTTAGCTAATAATAAAATTCATTGGACAGAAGAAAAGCATAAAACATTTGTTGATAATGTATATGAAAGAATTAATTATTATTCAATAAAAGCCAGTATGAATTTATCTAAGGAAAAAGGAAAATACCAATTGTTTGATGGCTCAGATTGGGAAAATGGAATGTACTTTGAACTTAGAGGATATAGTGATGAAAAGTGGGATAATTTAAGAAAAAATGTTAAGGAATTTGGTATGAGAAATGGATACTTAATTGCTGTAGCTCCGAATGGATCAACTGCAACTATTGCAGGAACTTCAGAAGGCATTGATCCGATAATGGCTAGATTTTATTTAGAAGAAAAGAAGGGTATGATAATTCCTAAGACAGCACCAAATCTTTCAGAAGATAATTATTGGTATTATAATACTGCCTATAATTTAGAACAAGGTTGGTGTGTAGAAGTAAATGGAGTTCGTCAAAGACATATAGATCAAGGACAATCATTTAATTTATATATAACAACTCAATATACAATGAGACAAATAATGAATTTATATATAAAAGCATGTAAATGTGGAGTTAAATCTATCTATTATGTAAGGTCTAAATCTTTAGAAGTAACAGAATGTGAAAGTTGCTCAGCATAA
- a CDS encoding chromate transporter yields MNKILEMFISFFKIGAFTFGGGYAMIPLIEEEVVNKKKWLTKEEFMDFLIVSQSLPGALAINCSAFIGQKIGGMLGEVVAILAVTLPSFFIIILIATFFMQFRNNYFVNLAFKGINAAVPMLVLFGVISLSKGVKKNLRTLIMIILALIALIIFNIHPVIVILVSAIYGMIFLREKV; encoded by the coding sequence ATGAATAAAATTTTAGAAATGTTTATATCATTTTTCAAAATTGGTGCCTTTACTTTTGGTGGGGGATATGCAATGATTCCTTTAATAGAAGAAGAGGTTGTTAATAAGAAAAAATGGCTTACTAAAGAGGAATTTATGGATTTTTTAATAGTATCCCAAAGTTTACCAGGTGCATTGGCAATAAATTGCTCTGCATTTATTGGGCAAAAGATAGGTGGAATGCTAGGAGAAGTAGTAGCTATATTAGCAGTAACATTACCATCATTTTTTATAATAATTTTAATTGCAACATTTTTTATGCAATTTAGGAATAATTATTTTGTTAATTTAGCCTTTAAAGGAATAAATGCAGCTGTACCAATGTTGGTTTTGTTTGGTGTAATAAGTTTATCAAAAGGTGTAAAAAAGAATTTAAGAACATTAATAATGATAATTTTAGCACTTATAGCATTAATAATATTTAATATTCATCCAGTAATTGTTATCTTAGTGTCAGCAATATATGGAATGATATTTTTAAGAGAGAAGGTATAA